The genomic segment GCAATAATGTCAATGGCTGATGAATTGACAATTGAAAAGGCTCAGGTCCAAAAAGAAAAAAGCTCTATAAAAAAGCTGCTGGGAATCTATTAATGTGAAACGTATTTGGTGCACTATTAGAATATATTGGCTGGAGGAATAGAAATGTCTCTTTTGGAAAGGCTTCAGAAGGAAAAAAATATAGATGTTGCAGACAATAAAAACGTTAAATCCAAAAAACCTCAGAATGATAAGGAAGATCCTTTTGCAGAGGTTAAATCCAAAATTCACAGCAAAATTATTGAACAGATTAAGACAGAGGCATTTAAAAACATGGAATCCGACCATGAGGATGAAGAGCTTAAAAATGAAATAACTGCTATCGCCGAGGGGATTTTGGAACAGGAGACCAATTACTTTTCAAAAAATGACAGGCAGAAGATCCTTTCGGAGGTTATAGATGAAACAATAGGGTTTGGTCCTATAAATCCCCTGATACATGATCCGTCTGTGTCGGAAATTATGGTAAACGGCCCGGATCAGGTATATGTTGAGAAGAAAGGAAGGCTAACTTTAAGTGACGTTACTTTTAAAGATGAACAGCATGTGATGCATGTAATTGAAAAAATTGTAGCTCCATTAGGAAGAAGAATTGATGAGAGTTCACCCATGGTTGACGCAAGGCTTCCCAACGGTTCTCGTGTAAATGTTATAATACCGCCCCTTGCGTTAAACGGTCCCACAATCACAATAAGAAAGTTCTCGGAAAAGCCTTATACAGTAAAGGATCTGATAAATTTTGGAACAATAACCCCCAATATCGCTATGTTTTTAAAGGCATGTGTTGAGGCAAGGTTAAACATAGTTGTTTCCGGTGGTACGGGCAGCGGTAAGACTACAACCTTGAATGTAATATCATCCTTCATACCTGACGATGAAAGAATAGTGACCATAGAAGACGCGGCAGAAATACAGCTTAGGCAGGAACATGTAGTACGGCTTGAGACAAGGCCGCCCAATATTGAAGGCAAAGGAGCAATAACAATAAGGGATCTTGTTAGAAACTCCCTCCGTATGAGGCCGGACAGAATAGTTGTAGGAGAGGTAAGAAGCGGTGAAGCACTTGATATGCTGCAGGCTATGAACACAGGACATGATGGATCCCTTACAACAGGGCATGCCAATACTCCGAGGGATATGGTGGCCAGGCTTGAAACAATGGTACTCATGGCGGGAATGGAACTGCCCGTTCGTGCAATCAGAGAACAGATTGCGTCTGCCGTAGATCTTATTGTCCAGCAGTCAAGGCTTAAGGATGGAAGCAGGAAAATTACTCATATAACGGAAGTTATAGGGATGGAGGGGGATATAATTACCCTTCAGGATATTTTTGTATACAAGCAGAAGGGAAAGGACGAAAACGGAAAGATGATGGGAGATGTGGTGCCTACAGGGATAAAACCCAAATTTTTTGATAAGTTTGAAAAGTCCGGCGTAGTTTTGCCTCCTGATCTTTTTAGTGTCTAGGAAATTGTGGTATACACCACAATTTCTCACGACAACAGCCAAGGATGCAAAATCACTTCGTAATTTTGTAGTGTCTAGGGAATTGTGGTAAAGGAGGGCTAATAATGATACTGGTAGTAATTATATCCACCTTCATAACCGTTTTTTTATTGGGATATGTTGTTCTGAAGTTTATATATAGCAAGCAAAAAGCTGTTTCCAG from the Pseudobacteroides sp. genome contains:
- a CDS encoding CpaF family protein, whose amino-acid sequence is MSLLERLQKEKNIDVADNKNVKSKKPQNDKEDPFAEVKSKIHSKIIEQIKTEAFKNMESDHEDEELKNEITAIAEGILEQETNYFSKNDRQKILSEVIDETIGFGPINPLIHDPSVSEIMVNGPDQVYVEKKGRLTLSDVTFKDEQHVMHVIEKIVAPLGRRIDESSPMVDARLPNGSRVNVIIPPLALNGPTITIRKFSEKPYTVKDLINFGTITPNIAMFLKACVEARLNIVVSGGTGSGKTTTLNVISSFIPDDERIVTIEDAAEIQLRQEHVVRLETRPPNIEGKGAITIRDLVRNSLRMRPDRIVVGEVRSGEALDMLQAMNTGHDGSLTTGHANTPRDMVARLETMVLMAGMELPVRAIREQIASAVDLIVQQSRLKDGSRKITHITEVIGMEGDIITLQDIFVYKQKGKDENGKMMGDVVPTGIKPKFFDKFEKSGVVLPPDLFSV